A single region of the Bacteroides intestinalis DSM 17393 genome encodes:
- the recG gene encoding ATP-dependent DNA helicase RecG — protein sequence MFDLASRDIKYLSGVGPQRASVLNKELNIYSLHDLLYYFPYKYVDRSRIYYIHEIDGTMPYIQLKGEILGFETIGEGRQRRLIAHFSDGTGIVDLVWFQGIKFLVGKYKVHQEYIVFGKPSVFNGRINIAHPDIDNASELKLSTMGLQPYYNTTEKMKRSSLNSHAIEKMMSAVVQQLREPLPETLSPAILTEHHLMPLTEALMNIHFPANPELLRKAQYRLKFEELFYVQLNILRYAKDRQRKYRGYVFETVGEIFNTFYAKNLPFELTGAQKRVLKEIRRDVGSGKQMNRLLQGDVGSGKTLVALMSMLIALDNGYQACMMAPTEILANQHFETIRELLYGMDIRVELLTGSVKGKKREAILTGLLTGDVRILIGTHAVIEDTVNFSSLGLVVIDEQHRFGVAQRARLWTKNAQPPHVLVMTATPIPRTLAMTLYGDLDVSVIDELPPGRKPIVTIHKYDAHRVSLYQSVHRQIAEGRQVYIVYPLIKESEKIDLKNLEEGYLHICEEFPGCKVCKVHGKMKAVEKDAQMQLFVSGEAQIMVATTVIEVGVNVPNASVMIIENAERFGLSQLHQLRGRVGRGAEQSYCILVTGYKLVEETRKRLEIMVRTNDGFEIAEADLKLRGPGDLEGTQQSGIAFDLKIADIARDGQLLQYVRNVAEEVVDADPTGIRPENEILWRQLKALRKTNVNWASIS from the coding sequence ATGTTTGATTTAGCTTCTCGTGACATAAAATACCTGTCGGGTGTAGGGCCGCAACGCGCCTCAGTGCTCAATAAGGAATTGAATATCTATTCCCTTCACGACTTATTGTATTATTTCCCCTATAAATATGTAGACCGTAGCCGTATCTATTATATCCATGAGATAGACGGTACGATGCCTTATATCCAGCTAAAAGGTGAAATCCTGGGCTTTGAGACGATTGGAGAAGGTAGGCAACGCCGTCTGATTGCCCATTTCTCGGATGGTACGGGGATTGTGGATTTAGTCTGGTTTCAGGGAATTAAATTTCTCGTCGGTAAGTATAAGGTACATCAGGAATATATTGTATTTGGTAAACCCAGCGTCTTTAACGGACGGATCAACATTGCTCATCCGGATATAGATAATGCTTCGGAACTGAAGCTCTCGACAATGGGATTGCAACCTTATTATAATACAACGGAGAAAATGAAGCGGAGTTCCCTCAATTCTCATGCAATTGAGAAGATGATGAGCGCCGTAGTGCAGCAACTCCGCGAACCGCTGCCTGAAACGCTTTCTCCCGCTATATTGACAGAGCATCATTTGATGCCACTGACGGAGGCCTTGATGAATATTCATTTTCCGGCAAATCCGGAATTGCTTCGTAAAGCGCAATATCGCTTGAAGTTTGAAGAACTTTTTTATGTACAGTTGAATATTCTCCGCTATGCCAAAGACAGGCAACGGAAATACCGTGGATATGTATTTGAAACGGTAGGAGAGATATTCAATACTTTCTATGCCAAGAATCTGCCTTTCGAACTGACCGGCGCTCAGAAGCGTGTGCTGAAAGAAATACGCCGGGATGTGGGGAGCGGTAAGCAAATGAACCGTCTGTTGCAGGGGGATGTAGGTAGTGGGAAAACGCTGGTGGCACTGATGAGTATGCTGATAGCGTTGGATAACGGTTACCAGGCTTGTATGATGGCGCCTACCGAGATTCTGGCTAATCAGCATTTTGAAACAATCCGCGAGTTGTTGTACGGAATGGATATACGCGTGGAATTGCTAACCGGTTCTGTGAAAGGAAAAAAGCGGGAAGCCATTCTCACCGGTCTGTTAACAGGAGATGTACGAATACTGATAGGTACGCATGCCGTGATAGAAGATACCGTGAATTTCTCTTCACTGGGGCTGGTCGTGATAGATGAACAACACCGTTTCGGTGTGGCACAACGCGCACGTTTATGGACTAAGAATGCACAGCCCCCCCATGTGCTAGTCATGACAGCTACCCCTATTCCGCGTACGCTGGCTATGACATTATACGGTGATCTCGATGTTTCCGTCATTGATGAACTGCCGCCGGGACGTAAACCTATTGTGACCATTCATAAATATGATGCGCACCGTGTAAGCTTGTACCAATCCGTCCATAGGCAGATTGCAGAGGGCAGACAGGTATATATTGTATATCCTTTGATTAAGGAAAGTGAGAAAATCGACTTGAAGAACCTGGAAGAAGGCTACCTTCATATTTGTGAGGAATTTCCGGGTTGTAAAGTCTGCAAAGTGCATGGCAAGATGAAAGCAGTTGAGAAGGATGCGCAGATGCAGCTTTTTGTTTCGGGCGAAGCACAGATAATGGTAGCGACTACTGTGATTGAGGTAGGCGTAAATGTACCGAATGCTTCCGTGATGATTATTGAGAATGCAGAGCGCTTCGGTTTGTCACAGCTCCATCAGTTGCGTGGTCGTGTAGGTCGTGGAGCAGAACAGTCTTATTGTATTTTAGTGACCGGATACAAGTTGGTAGAGGAAACCCGCAAGCGTCTGGAAATTATGGTGCGGACAAATGACGGCTTTGAAATAGCTGAAGCCGATCTGAAGCTACGAGGTCCCGGTGATTTGGAAGGCACACAGCAAAGTGGTATTGCCTTCGACCTGAAAATTGCCGATATAGCGCGCGACGGACAACTGCTGCAATATGTGCGCAATGTTGCTGAAGAAGTGGTGGATGCTGATCCTACTGGTATTCGTCCGGAGAATGAAATCCTGTGGCGTCAGCTAAAGGCACTTCGGAAAACTAACGTTAATTGGGCTTCCATTAGTTGA